From the Synechococcus sp. KORDI-49 genome, the window TCCCAGTTGAAGCAGGGAGATCTGGTGCTGTGCGAAGAGAACCTCTACGGCTGCACCGTGCGTCTGTTCGAGCAGGTGTTCGCCAAGTTCGGCCTGCGCACCGCCTGGGTGGATTTCACCCGCCCGGAGGCCCTGCAGGAGGTCCGATCCCATAAGCCTGCGATGGTCTGGCTGGAGAGTCCCACCAACCCCCTGCTCAAGGTGATCGACCTCCAGGAGGTCTGCGCCGTGACCCAGTCCCTCGGTATCCCCGTGCTGGTGGACAACACCTTTGCCACGGCCCTGGTGCAGCGACCGCTTGAGCTGGGAGCCACCCTGTCACTCACCAGCACCACCAAATACATCAACGGTCACTCCGATGCTCTGGGTGGAGCCGTCTGCACCAACGACCCCGACTGGCACCAGAAAATGGTGTTCTCCCAGAAGGCGCTGGGTCTGCAGCCCTCGCCGTTCGACTGCTGGCTGATCACCCGGGGCATCAAGACCCTGCCGCTGCGGCTGCGGCAGCAGATGGCCAACGCTGCCGCTCTTGCCGACCAGCTAGCGGAGCACCCCAGGGTGAACTGGGTGCGCTACCCCCACCGAGCGGATCACCCTCAGCATGCGGTTGCCAGCCGGCAGATGGCCGCCGGAGGCGCCATCGTGACGGTGAGCTTCGATGCCAGCCAGGAGCAGACCTACGCCCTGTGCAAACGGCTGCGCTGGTTCACCATGGCCGAGAGCCTGGGAGGCATCGAGAGCCTGATCTGCCATCCGGCCACCATGACCCACGCCGCTGTCTCTTCAGAGGTGAAGGCCAAGCTGGGCATCGACGACGGGCTGGTGCGCTTCTCCGTTGGCTGCGAGGACCTGGTGGATCTGCAGACGGATCTGCAGCAGGCCCTGGAGCAGCTGGTGTGAGTCCCCGCGATCTGCTGCACGATCCCTGCTGGCAGGGGAAGGATCTGGGGCAACCGCTCCCCGACGCGACCCATGCCGTCTCGATGACACTGCCGCGCTGGCAGGACGTGATCGCCTACGAGGAGAAGGATCCCGCCTGTCGCAAGGCCCTGCAGACGATTTATCCCCGCTTCGGGCTGCACCCACTGCTGCAGGAGCTGTCCGTCCAGATGGCCGTGGATGGTTTGACCGCATGGCCGTTTTCCACAGAAGCAGCCGCCCGTGCAGCCCAGGCCCACTGCCAACGCCAGGAACCGGATGGTCACACCCGGCTGACCCGTGACGAGACGCTTGTGGCCCTGCACACCGACGCCAGCACCAGCCCCCACGCCAAGGCCTTCTGGCAGCACACGGGTCTGGGGGCCTCCTCCCGTCAGGCCGCCGTTGCGCTGAGAAGGGAATCAGCTCCGGCGCCAGCAACGGCTGAAGCGGCCCGCACAGCGGTGCGACAGCGGTTAGCCGCCATCCACGGCATCGAGGCCCATCGGATCAGCCTGCACCCAGCCGGCATGGCCGGACTGCATGCGGCGCTCTCCGCCATCCAAAGCCTCAAGCCGAATCGCCCCACCCTGCAGCTGGGCTTCCCCTACGTGGATGTGCTCAAGCAGCCGCAGGTGGTGTTCCACGGCGGCGAGCTGCTGCAGGGGAACAACCTGGAGGAGCTGAAGGATGCCCTGGAGCGTCGCGATCCCGCAGCTGTGATCGTTGAACTGCCCAGCAATCCCTTGCTGCGCTGTGTGGATCTGCCGGCCGTGGCTGAGCTGGCCCACCGCCATGGCATTCCCGTGATCGCCGACGACACCATCGGCACCGGCCTCAACCTCAGGGCCCTGCCCCATGTGGATCTGATCTTCACCTCGCTCACCAAGAGCTTCGCCGGCCGTGGCGATGTGATGGCCGGCAGCCTGCTCGTGAGCCCCCATTCCCCCTGGAGTGATCAACTGTTGACGGCCATCTCCCCGGTTGCCCGGCTGGCGGATGGCGATGCCATCGCCCTGGAGGAGGCGAGCCGCGACGTTGACCAGCGGGTGCCGCAGCTGGATGCCAATGCCCTTGCGCTGGCGGAACGGCTGGAGAGACACCCGGCGGTGGCGCGCGTGCAGCACCCGAAGGACTGCCCCCATTTCCTGGCCTTGATGCGCCCGGATGGAGGCCACGGCTGCCTGCTGTCCCTTGAGCTGAAGCAGGGGGAAGCCAAGGCATCGAGGGTGTACGACGCCCTGAGGGTCTGCAAGGGACCCAGCCTGGGCACCTCATTCACCCTGGCCTGTCCCTACACCCAGTTGGCGCACTACGACGAACTCGGATGGGCCGCGGAGTGCGGCGTGCCCTCCCACCTGCTGCGCGTTTCGGTGGGACTGGAGGACCCCGGGGAACTCTGGGAACGCTTCCGCGACGCCCTGGACGACTGAGAGCGGGAGGGAAGCCTGAAAAAGCCCTTAACAACCAGGCTCCCGAGCGGGTTGTGTTTCTAGGTTGACCTTTCGGGCCCTTACAGACGCTTCATGTCCCGCATCTACGACGACAACAGCCAGGCCATCGGCAACACCCCGCTGGTGAAGCTGAACCACGTCACCAAGAACTGCAAGGCCACCGTGCTGGCCAAGGTCGAAGGCCGGAACCCTGCCTACAGCGTCAAG encodes:
- a CDS encoding PLP-dependent transferase; this encodes MSPRDLLHDPCWQGKDLGQPLPDATHAVSMTLPRWQDVIAYEEKDPACRKALQTIYPRFGLHPLLQELSVQMAVDGLTAWPFSTEAAARAAQAHCQRQEPDGHTRLTRDETLVALHTDASTSPHAKAFWQHTGLGASSRQAAVALRRESAPAPATAEAARTAVRQRLAAIHGIEAHRISLHPAGMAGLHAALSAIQSLKPNRPTLQLGFPYVDVLKQPQVVFHGGELLQGNNLEELKDALERRDPAAVIVELPSNPLLRCVDLPAVAELAHRHGIPVIADDTIGTGLNLRALPHVDLIFTSLTKSFAGRGDVMAGSLLVSPHSPWSDQLLTAISPVARLADGDAIALEEASRDVDQRVPQLDANALALAERLERHPAVARVQHPKDCPHFLALMRPDGGHGCLLSLELKQGEAKASRVYDALRVCKGPSLGTSFTLACPYTQLAHYDELGWAAECGVPSHLLRVSVGLEDPGELWERFRDALDD
- a CDS encoding PLP-dependent aspartate aminotransferase family protein; amino-acid sequence: MASVALKEGGNEGLNTRVIHHGDSFAGDTGTVMPPIFPTSTFAHGNSAGFDYTRSGNPNFRILDAVLASVEGCSHATVFASGVSAITAVVSQLKQGDLVLCEENLYGCTVRLFEQVFAKFGLRTAWVDFTRPEALQEVRSHKPAMVWLESPTNPLLKVIDLQEVCAVTQSLGIPVLVDNTFATALVQRPLELGATLSLTSTTKYINGHSDALGGAVCTNDPDWHQKMVFSQKALGLQPSPFDCWLITRGIKTLPLRLRQQMANAAALADQLAEHPRVNWVRYPHRADHPQHAVASRQMAAGGAIVTVSFDASQEQTYALCKRLRWFTMAESLGGIESLICHPATMTHAAVSSEVKAKLGIDDGLVRFSVGCEDLVDLQTDLQQALEQLV